A section of the Campylobacter anatolicus genome encodes:
- the dnaA gene encoding chromosomal replication initiator protein DnaA, with protein MLVDEVLELLSGEISPNEYEYYIKQLKFNEKASSSDNIVFNAPNELISKFIQTRYTAKIAHLFEVKTGIKPNITITISNRPKSTKQVQVDVKQIKAQSTLLNPAYTFENFVVGDSNQFAYLSCKAAAEKLGMTYNPLFIYGSTGLGKTHLLQSVGNFCFNQGKVVICVTSEQFITDFTYNINNHSMERFRDKYRKCDVLLIDDVQFLGKTDKIQDEFFHTFNELHSKNGQIVMTSDRPPKTLKGFEERLKSRFEWGLIADITPPELDTKVAIIQKKCEFDKINLNKDVINYIATNMGDNIREIESAIINLNAYATLMRQEITLEFAKNVMRDQIKEKRKNINLDSIIDVVSKELNTKPSDIKSKSRVSNIVEARRIVIYLAKNLTPNSMPQIASYFGMKDHSAVSHNIKKINELIENNEIFSLRVTELKNKILTKG; from the coding sequence TTGCTTGTAGATGAAGTTTTAGAACTTTTAAGCGGTGAAATATCACCAAATGAATATGAATATTATATAAAACAACTTAAATTTAATGAAAAAGCTTCAAGTAGTGATAATATCGTATTCAATGCTCCAAATGAGTTAATATCAAAATTTATACAAACTCGCTACACAGCTAAAATAGCACACCTTTTTGAAGTTAAAACAGGTATCAAGCCAAACATAACTATAACAATATCAAATAGACCAAAAAGTACAAAGCAAGTCCAAGTCGATGTCAAACAGATAAAAGCTCAAAGCACTTTGTTAAATCCAGCATATACATTTGAAAATTTTGTAGTTGGCGACTCAAATCAATTTGCATATTTAAGTTGCAAAGCAGCTGCTGAAAAACTTGGAATGACATACAATCCTCTCTTTATCTACGGCTCAACAGGACTTGGCAAAACACACCTTTTACAATCAGTGGGAAATTTCTGCTTTAATCAAGGCAAAGTCGTAATATGCGTAACAAGTGAACAATTTATCACAGATTTTACTTATAATATTAATAATCACTCAATGGAGAGATTTCGTGATAAATACCGAAAATGTGATGTTTTACTCATAGACGATGTTCAATTTTTAGGTAAGACAGACAAAATTCAAGATGAATTTTTTCATACATTTAATGAACTTCACAGTAAAAATGGACAGATAGTTATGACAAGCGATCGTCCACCAAAGACATTAAAAGGCTTTGAAGAACGTCTGAAATCACGATTTGAATGGGGATTAATAGCTGATATAACTCCACCTGAGCTTGATACAAAGGTAGCAATCATTCAAAAAAAATGTGAATTTGATAAGATCAATCTCAATAAAGACGTAATAAATTACATAGCTACAAATATGGGTGATAATATCCGCGAGATAGAGAGTGCGATAATAAATTTAAATGCTTACGCAACACTTATGCGTCAGGAGATAACACTAGAGTTTGCTAAAAATGTTATGCGTGATCAGATAAAAGAAAAACGTAAAAATATAAATTTAGATAGTATTATAGATGTCGTAAGTAAAGAGCTAAATACAAAACCAAGTGATATAAAGAGCAAGTCACGTGTGTCAAATATCGTTGAAGCTCGTCGTATCGTAATATACCTAGCTAAAAATCTAACACCAAACTCAATGCCACAAATAGCAAGTTACTTTGGTATGAAAGATCATAGTGCAGTTAGTCATAATATAAAAAAGATAAATGAGCTAATAGAAAATAATGAAATTTTCAGTCTTAGAGTTACTGAACTGAAAAATAAAATCTTGACAAAAGGATAA
- the ruvC gene encoding crossover junction endodeoxyribonuclease RuvC, with translation MKILGIDPGSRNCGYAIVEKTVVKTSLIEAGLIKIKPNTLQYQITELCEGLDLIFKTYKFDEVAIEDIFFAYNPKTVLKLAQFRGALSLKILQLHGDFAEYTPLQVKKAITGKAKADKEQVAFMVKKILGINKEIKPLDITDAIAIALTHANNLRIRA, from the coding sequence ATGAAAATTTTAGGTATTGATCCTGGTAGTAGAAATTGTGGTTATGCGATAGTTGAAAAGACAGTTGTAAAAACTAGTCTAATAGAAGCAGGACTTATCAAAATTAAGCCAAATACACTTCAATATCAAATAACCGAGCTTTGTGAAGGGCTAGATTTAATATTTAAGACTTATAAATTTGATGAGGTGGCGATAGAGGATATATTTTTTGCTTATAATCCTAAAACCGTGCTTAAACTTGCTCAATTTCGTGGGGCTTTAAGTCTTAAAATTTTACAACTTCACGGTGACTTTGCCGAATATACACCACTTCAAGTTAAGAAGGCAATTACAGGTAAAGCAAAGGCAGATAAAGAGCAGGTAGCATTTATGGTGAAAAAAATTTTAGGTATAAATAAAGAGATAAAACCACTTGATATAACTGATGCTATCGCTATTGCACTAACTCATGCCAATAATTTAAGAATAAGAGCATAA
- a CDS encoding uracil-xanthine permease family protein, with the protein MQEKQESIDRQKSNDVLLYGIDETPPLSMTIILALQHILAAFAGIIAVPLVVCAVLKFSVEQTAIMVGATILASGITTIVQSRGLGIIGSRVSGMMGTDFTFVNPSITVGSQFGVTGIISATIFGSFVEIILSRFIKPLMKFFPPLITGTVVSLIGITLLPVSIDWAAGGYGAADYGSLRNLSIAFGIMLFTLFLHHFGRGIISTAAVFIGMVVGYIVCIPLGMVDLDAVARAEWIALPKILQYGINFDLASILAFAPAFLVSTIGTVGIMMAIAESSRQKISSDRVASGVLCDGLGSMLAGFLGAGPNTAFSQNIGLITLTKVASRIVMILAGVLLVFLGFFPKLSALIAVMPPSVLGGVGVIMFGLVAAQGIKTLSSIRLSDRDLLIISIAFALGIGVTVKPEILNSLPNAIKMIFSSGISTGTIVALILNIILVKKDDKSETFRG; encoded by the coding sequence ATGCAAGAAAAACAAGAGAGTATAGACAGACAAAAATCAAATGATGTCCTACTTTATGGCATAGATGAGACTCCTCCGCTTAGTATGACGATCATTTTGGCTTTACAACATATCTTAGCAGCCTTTGCTGGTATCATTGCTGTTCCACTTGTAGTATGTGCTGTACTTAAATTTAGTGTAGAGCAAACTGCTATAATGGTAGGTGCTACGATATTAGCCTCTGGTATCACTACGATAGTTCAATCACGTGGGCTAGGTATTATTGGCTCAAGAGTTTCAGGTATGATGGGGACAGATTTTACCTTTGTTAATCCCTCAATCACAGTCGGATCACAGTTTGGAGTTACAGGCATTATTTCAGCTACGATATTTGGCTCTTTTGTTGAAATTATTCTAAGTCGTTTTATAAAACCTTTGATGAAATTTTTCCCACCACTTATCACAGGTACGGTTGTGAGTCTTATTGGTATTACACTACTTCCAGTTAGTATTGATTGGGCGGCTGGTGGTTATGGAGCGGCGGATTATGGTTCACTTAGGAATTTAAGCATTGCATTTGGCATTATGCTTTTTACTCTATTTTTACACCATTTTGGCAGAGGTATCATAAGTACAGCAGCAGTTTTTATTGGTATGGTTGTTGGATATATCGTATGTATACCACTTGGTATGGTTGATCTTGACGCAGTTGCAAGAGCTGAATGGATAGCATTGCCTAAAATTTTGCAATATGGTATAAATTTTGACTTAGCATCCATTCTTGCATTTGCTCCAGCATTTTTAGTATCTACTATAGGTACAGTCGGTATTATGATGGCTATAGCCGAGTCATCAAGACAGAAAATCTCAAGCGATAGAGTGGCTTCAGGTGTACTTTGTGATGGACTTGGGTCTATGCTCGCAGGCTTTTTAGGAGCTGGACCAAACACAGCCTTTTCACAAAATATCGGACTTATAACACTTACAAAAGTCGCTAGTCGTATAGTTATGATACTTGCTGGTGTGCTTTTAGTATTTTTAGGATTTTTTCCAAAGTTAAGTGCTTTAATCGCTGTAATGCCACCATCTGTGTTAGGTGGTGTCGGTGTGATAATGTTTGGTCTAGTTGCTGCACAAGGTATAAAAACACTCTCGTCCATACGTTTAAGTGATAGAGATCTTTTAATTATCTCAATTGCTTTTGCTTTGGGCATTGGTGTAACAGTAAAGCCTGAAATTTTAAATTCATTACCAAATGCCATAAAGATGATATTTTCATCAGGGATCTCGACAGGGACGATCGTCGCACTTATTTTAAATATTATTTTAGTTAAAAAGGATGATAAAAGTGAAACTTTTAGAGGATAA
- a CDS encoding xanthine phosphoribosyltransferase, whose translation MKLLEDKIKNEGQVLPGNILKVDGFLNHQIDTELFIKMGEDFADHFKNRNITKVLTLEVSGIAVAFAVAYHLGVPVVFAKKTHSVTLSDDVYTSKVFSQTKKTEYSIRVDKKFLNSDDNVLLIDDFLAVGHALGGMIELCNKAGAKVVGVGIAVEKVFQGGGEKYRKMGYDVYSQAKISKFSDDGVVFE comes from the coding sequence GTGAAACTTTTAGAGGATAAAATCAAAAATGAAGGGCAAGTTTTACCTGGCAATATCTTAAAAGTTGATGGCTTTTTAAACCACCAAATAGACACCGAGCTATTTATAAAAATGGGTGAAGACTTTGCGGATCATTTTAAAAATCGCAATATAACAAAGGTCTTAACGCTTGAAGTTTCAGGCATCGCTGTGGCGTTTGCAGTTGCTTATCACCTTGGTGTGCCAGTCGTATTTGCTAAAAAAACTCATTCAGTTACGCTTAGTGATGATGTCTATACGAGTAAGGTCTTTTCACAAACTAAAAAGACAGAGTATAGTATCCGTGTTGATAAGAAATTTCTTAATAGTGATGATAATGTGCTTTTGATAGATGACTTTTTAGCAGTTGGACACGCACTCGGTGGTATGATAGAGCTTTGTAATAAAGCCGGTGCTAAGGTCGTTGGTGTTGGTATCGCGGTGGAGAAGGTCTTTCAAGGTGGTGGAGAGAAATACCGTAAAATGGGCTATGATGTCTATTCACAGGCAAAAATTTCTAAATTTAGTGATGATGGTGTAGTTTTTGAATAA